The Megalobrama amblycephala isolate DHTTF-2021 linkage group LG13, ASM1881202v1, whole genome shotgun sequence genome contains a region encoding:
- the dap3 gene encoding 28S ribosomal protein S29, mitochondrial isoform X1 — protein sequence MSNMNLHKLASRLRPTVTQKFRHFHIQGSGQQLEAVVGETSSAEPSLLSVFRTSEQDPACHSERHTGQYYTIPPAHIQKLFPHGLPPRFQLQVKTFNEGCVMVRPPALELISYLKRVDYSKPPLRYILYGDTGSGKTLSLCHALHYCYTQGWLILHIPDAHLWVKNCKELLPSSSRPSRFDQPIQASQWLKNFKITNERFLSKIKTTQRYVWTKRESTEEGRPLGELVDQGVNRMKSSSDVVGAVLRELRLQAGGATDGEGAFKLAVAVDGVNALWGKTTLKKEDKTMCEPEELTLIHNLRKMMKNDWSGGAILTALSQTGSLFKPRSAYLPNELLGEEGFDNMEPFVPVSVPNYNEKEFESCYLYYLDRNWLQHPHSRSEEGKKELIFLSNKNPSILERLCAFL from the exons ATGTCT AATATGAATCTGCACAAACTGGCCTCGCGTTTGCGTCCTACA GTCACACAGAAATTCAGACATTTCCATATCCAAGGAAGTGGCCAGCAGCTGGAGGCGGTTGTTGGGGAAACATCATCAGCTGAGCCAAGTCTGCTGTCAGTCTTCAGAACTTCAGAGCAGGATCCA gcATGCCATTCGGAAAGACATACTGGGCAGTACTACACAATCCCCCCAGCTCACATCCAAAAACTCTTCCCCCATGGACTGCCTCCACGTTTCCAGTTGCAG GTTAAGACGTTTAATGAAGGCTGCGTGATGGTGAGGCCGCCGGCGCTGGAGCTTATCTCATATCTTAAAAGAGTTGATTACAGCAAGCCCCCCCTGCGTTACATACTCT ATGGAGATACTGGCTCTGGAAAGACACTGTCTTTGTGTCACGCCCTGCATTACTGCTACACTCAGGGCTGGCTGATCCTGCACATACCTGATG CTCATCTGTGGGTCAAGAACTGCAAAGAGCTGCTACCCTCTTCTTCCCGTCCCTCACGCTTTGACCAGCCAATTCAAGCATCCCAATGGCTAAAGAACTTCAAAATCACCAATGAACGCTTTTTATCCAAG ATAAAGACAACACAGCGATATGTGTGGACAAAGAGAGAAAGTACTGAAGAGGGGCGGCCTTTAGGGGAGCTTGTTGATCAG GGTGTGAATCGCATGAAGAGCAGCAGTGATGTGGTGGGTGCAGTGCTGCGAGAGCTCAGGCTGCAGGCAGGGGGCGCCACAGATGGCGAGGGGGCCTTTAAACTGGCCGTGGCTGTGGATGGAGTAAATGCTCTGTGGGGCAAAACAACTCTAAAAAAGGAGGACAAGACGATG TGTGAGCCAGAGGAACTGACTCTGATTCATAATCTGAGGAAGATGATGAAAAACgattgg AGTGGAGGTGCTATTCTCACAGCACTGTCTCAGACCGGGTCCCTGTTCAAGCCACGGTCTGCTTACCTTCCTAATGAGTTACTAGGAGAG GAGGGGTTTGATAATATGGAACCTTTTGTGCCAGTTTCTGTGCCCAACTACAATGAGAAGGAGTTTGAGAGCTGTTATCTGTACTATTTAGACCGTAACTGGCTGCAGCATCCGCACA GTCGATCTGAAGAAGGAAAGAAAGAGCTCATCTTTCTCAGCAAcaaaaatccatccatcctgGAACGATTGTGTGCCTTCTTGTAA
- the dap3 gene encoding 28S ribosomal protein S29, mitochondrial isoform X2, translating into MNLHKLASRLRPTVTQKFRHFHIQGSGQQLEAVVGETSSAEPSLLSVFRTSEQDPACHSERHTGQYYTIPPAHIQKLFPHGLPPRFQLQVKTFNEGCVMVRPPALELISYLKRVDYSKPPLRYILYGDTGSGKTLSLCHALHYCYTQGWLILHIPDAHLWVKNCKELLPSSSRPSRFDQPIQASQWLKNFKITNERFLSKIKTTQRYVWTKRESTEEGRPLGELVDQGVNRMKSSSDVVGAVLRELRLQAGGATDGEGAFKLAVAVDGVNALWGKTTLKKEDKTMCEPEELTLIHNLRKMMKNDWSGGAILTALSQTGSLFKPRSAYLPNELLGEEGFDNMEPFVPVSVPNYNEKEFESCYLYYLDRNWLQHPHSRSEEGKKELIFLSNKNPSILERLCAFL; encoded by the exons ATGAATCTGCACAAACTGGCCTCGCGTTTGCGTCCTACA GTCACACAGAAATTCAGACATTTCCATATCCAAGGAAGTGGCCAGCAGCTGGAGGCGGTTGTTGGGGAAACATCATCAGCTGAGCCAAGTCTGCTGTCAGTCTTCAGAACTTCAGAGCAGGATCCA gcATGCCATTCGGAAAGACATACTGGGCAGTACTACACAATCCCCCCAGCTCACATCCAAAAACTCTTCCCCCATGGACTGCCTCCACGTTTCCAGTTGCAG GTTAAGACGTTTAATGAAGGCTGCGTGATGGTGAGGCCGCCGGCGCTGGAGCTTATCTCATATCTTAAAAGAGTTGATTACAGCAAGCCCCCCCTGCGTTACATACTCT ATGGAGATACTGGCTCTGGAAAGACACTGTCTTTGTGTCACGCCCTGCATTACTGCTACACTCAGGGCTGGCTGATCCTGCACATACCTGATG CTCATCTGTGGGTCAAGAACTGCAAAGAGCTGCTACCCTCTTCTTCCCGTCCCTCACGCTTTGACCAGCCAATTCAAGCATCCCAATGGCTAAAGAACTTCAAAATCACCAATGAACGCTTTTTATCCAAG ATAAAGACAACACAGCGATATGTGTGGACAAAGAGAGAAAGTACTGAAGAGGGGCGGCCTTTAGGGGAGCTTGTTGATCAG GGTGTGAATCGCATGAAGAGCAGCAGTGATGTGGTGGGTGCAGTGCTGCGAGAGCTCAGGCTGCAGGCAGGGGGCGCCACAGATGGCGAGGGGGCCTTTAAACTGGCCGTGGCTGTGGATGGAGTAAATGCTCTGTGGGGCAAAACAACTCTAAAAAAGGAGGACAAGACGATG TGTGAGCCAGAGGAACTGACTCTGATTCATAATCTGAGGAAGATGATGAAAAACgattgg AGTGGAGGTGCTATTCTCACAGCACTGTCTCAGACCGGGTCCCTGTTCAAGCCACGGTCTGCTTACCTTCCTAATGAGTTACTAGGAGAG GAGGGGTTTGATAATATGGAACCTTTTGTGCCAGTTTCTGTGCCCAACTACAATGAGAAGGAGTTTGAGAGCTGTTATCTGTACTATTTAGACCGTAACTGGCTGCAGCATCCGCACA GTCGATCTGAAGAAGGAAAGAAAGAGCTCATCTTTCTCAGCAAcaaaaatccatccatcctgGAACGATTGTGTGCCTTCTTGTAA
- the gba gene encoding lysosomal acid glucosylceramidase, whose product MFTCNKNLRIDRMREPALFILLTGVISIARADSKDCLALNFGHGSVVCVCNATYCDSMGRIVLPDSGQFLSYVSSKSGSRLVKSHGQFQKNSTGAALRITLNPSQKYQRIKGFGGAMTDAAAMNILSLSSGAQDQLLRQYFSPDGIEYRFVRVPVASCDFSTRLYTYDDTPGDYDLQNFTLAKEDIHMKIPLLQRAQALSAQPLNLFASAWSAPAWLKTNDALTGKGSLKGKPGGKEHKTWAQYYIRFLEEYGKYNLSFWGLTSGNEPTAGEMTNYSFQALGFTPETQRDWIALDLGPALHSSSFSKTRLMILDDNRVLLPHWAKVVLSDIQAARYVHGIGVHWYLDRLAPPDITLTTTHHLYPEYFLFATEACSGWSPVDRGVRLGSWDRAENYAHDIIQDLNNYVTGWTDWNLALNQDGGPNWVKNFVDSPIIVDPSKDVFYKQPTFYSMAHFSKFLWEGSQRVGVSFNQHTSLEISAYIRPDASAVFIILNRSEEEVQFEVWDQTLGFLPGSAAPHSILTLLWNRH is encoded by the exons ATGTTTACATGTAACAAGAATCTCCGCATCGACAGAATGAGAGAACCCGCTCTTTTCATTCTACTCACTGGAGTAATCAGTATCGCGAGAG CTGACAGTAAGGACTGTCTAGCACTGAATTTCGGTCATGGTTCGGTTGTGTGCGTGTGCAATGCGACATACTGCGACTCGATGGGCCGGATCGTGTTGCCAGATTCCGGTCAGTTCTTGTCATATGTCAGCAGTAAATCTGGCAGCAGACTCGTGAAGAGTCATGGCCAGTTCCAGAAAAACAGCACAGGTGCAG CTCTCAGAATCACTCTGAATCCCAGTCAGAAGTACCAGCGCATTAAAGGATTTGGAGGTGCCATGACAGATGCGGCAGCCATGAATATTCTGTCTCTGTCCTCCGGAGCTCAGGACCAGCTGCTCAGACAGTACTTCTCCCCAGACG GTATAGAGTACCGTTTCGTGAGAGTGCCAGTGGCCAGTTGTGATTTTTCAACTCGCCTCTATACATACGATGACACTCCAGGGGACTACGATCTCCAGAACTTCACCCTGGCCAAAGAGGATATTCACATGAAG ATTCCCCTGCTGCAACGGGCACAGGCTCTCTCTGCTCAGCCTCTTAATCTGTTTGCCAGCGCCTGGAGCGCCCCCGCCTGGTTGAAGACCAATGACGCACTGACTGGAAAGGGCTCACTCAAAGGCAAGCCAGGAGGCAAAGAGCATAAGACCTGGGCTCAGTACTACATTAG ATTTCTAGAGGAGTATGGGAAATATAATCTTTCATTCTGGGGGTTGACGTCAGGGAACGAGCCCACTGCAGGCGAAATGACAAATTACAGTTTTCAGGCTTTGGGTTTCACTCCGGAGACACAGCGTGACTGGATTGCCCTGGATTTGGGCCCAGCACTCCATTCCTCATCTTTTTCCAAGACCCGCCTCATGATCCTCGATGACAACCGAGTTCTGCTTCCACACTGGGCCAAAGTG GTTCTGAGTGACATACAAGCAGCACGTTATGTCCACGGCATTGGTGTTCACTGGTACCTGGACCGTCTTGCACCTCCTGACATCACCTTGACAACCACACACCACCTCTACCCAGAGTACTTCCTGTTTGCAACCGAGGCGTGTTCAGGGTGGAGTCCGGTGGACCGTGGTGTGCGTCTGGGCAGCTGGGACAGAGCAGAGAACTATGCACATGACATCATACAG GACCTGAATAACTATGTGACAGGCTGGACAGACTGGAACTTGGCCCTTAATCAGGATGGAGGGCCAAACTGGGTTAAGAACTTTGTGGACAGCCCCATTATTGTGGACCCAAGTAAAGATGTCTTCTACAAGCAGCCCACCTTCTACAGCATGGCCCACTTCAG CAAGTTCCTGTGGGAGGGGTCACAGAGAGTGGGCGTGTCCTTCAATCAGCACACCAGCCTGGAAATATCTGCCTATATCAGACCTGATGCCTCAGCAGTGTTCATCATTCTCAACAG GTCTGAAGAAGAGGTGCAGTTTGAAGTTTGGGATCAAACGCTGGGCTTTTTGCCAGGAAGTGCTGCACCTCACTCCATCCTCACACTACTGTGGAACAGACACTGA